The following proteins are encoded in a genomic region of Rattus rattus isolate New Zealand chromosome 2, Rrattus_CSIRO_v1, whole genome shotgun sequence:
- the LOC116893118 gene encoding putative uncharacterized protein ZNRD1-AS1, with amino-acid sequence MSQIEKHIHRAERARGLRDQKYRLIPQKISNEMFPPKSLVPEDEKNKNIQKTHKTIPKKPKVEWAKEQMKQHKDRMMRGRALTEQRKDQNKMPMLTSHTRPHLKPKGKKKEKKEFEKVIAYPIYQPSNESLIEVTVLMEKSKAENVQKPLQRELLSMPPFLKSQLKRNKKLKPSP; translated from the coding sequence ATGAGTCAGATAGAGAAGCACATACACAGAGCTGAGCGGGCTAGAGGCCTCAGGGACCAAAAATACCGACTGATCCCTCAGAAAATTTCAAATGAGATGTTTCCCCCAAAATCATTAGTGCCAGAGGacgaaaagaataaaaacatccagaaaacacacaaaaccatacCCAAAAAGCCTAAAGTAGAGTGGGCGAAGGAGCAGatgaaacaacacaaagaccGGATGATGAGAGGCAGAGCGCTCACCGAGCAGAGAAAGGACCAAAATAAGATGCCAATGTTAACCAGCCACACCCGCCCTCACTTAAAacccaaagggaagaaaaaggaaaagaaagagtttgAAAAGGTCATAGCTTATCCCATCTACCAGCCTTCCAACGAATCACTTATAGAAGTGACAGTTCTGATGGAAAAGTCGAAGGCGGAAAACGTACAAAAACCACTCCAAAGGGAACTCCTGAGTATGCCACCATTTTTGAAAAGTCaactaaagagaaataaaaagcttAAGCCATCTCCTTGA